Proteins from one Hyalangium ruber genomic window:
- the cglD gene encoding adventurous gliding motility lipoprotein CglD, translating into MKRLLLHTTLLFSVVLTAAACGDSPPGEPDSGIDAGTQDSGTPGGDSDAGSSDGGSSDSGTDPGVPDGGSSDSGTDPGNPDGGSPDGGTDPGTPDGGAPDSGTNPGTPDGGAPDGGNGGGTDAGTQPLPTDPADPNNASKDTDCDGLSDKVEFETDRGDNRKTHPGVADTDGDGLLDGLELGIATPVAGTSCVLPPDADPLLKTSPVRADTDGDGLKDGLEDANRNGRVDPGETHPLRLDTDCDGLIDGPSSGSTQGEDENANGTPEPSETDPLEFDTDGDALSDGVEQGVTVNAEPAHCTGIFIPDADPNTTTDPTNPDSDSDGVSDGTEDSNQNGRVDPGEMDPQVPDASGPVGQVCPTNQLRPVSFQSPEGLDLKLALPPSFTEVTPIQMNNEAKGLVGYDNTSHVTFLAIHRAAPMGSMDPLGDEEALRPAIASQGALFNRTAQLFTTWDGFPAVQAFYDQVGSTTDLKRRTDALVDALAPGSTGRLSPPASGYTGNFRLQALFVHRSDQSVVVLIAVAPLQNVTGPNHSTPAVFSAKDLSAGSALAQFGEPTRVACERFQLSPSNKVDFLFVVDDSGSMMTSQLSLAASAQAAVDALNASSLDWRMAMVTSNYHFGTQANSGRLRRFTRNVNKVRAWLTEGSTCQGNVCTGVPTTPAPATCPADTSEGANGGCWLGINGSGSEGILGAARKAIDDLTPGSSPGTEVDHLARQDAKLVVVLLGDADDQTISYGATQTNCGSGGTQDRAGSSCESVQNFVRFFGDKANPTLVPTNKTSKHITVHGIVCPSGSFCGCTEGSGCNATNASREFNPQPMNGLSQQRHSVVVNVSGGVLGSILDVNSIIASMEVIIDNVIGSSGYPMSNPPIGASIKVAMDSVSDPSACTAHDIPRSTINGFDFDGQARTLSLFGACRPASEASQGAVSFRYWVDTQEDPNGIAPCAEDPRYSPTEPDHCAGLLWGCNATGDQCVCMPDCGGACGTGTRCALSTCTCEPIGG; encoded by the coding sequence ATGAAACGACTGCTCCTTCACACCACCCTGCTCTTCTCGGTCGTGCTGACCGCGGCTGCGTGCGGTGACTCACCCCCTGGCGAGCCCGACAGTGGCATCGATGCGGGCACCCAGGATTCTGGCACTCCCGGCGGTGACTCGGACGCGGGCTCCTCGGATGGCGGCTCCTCCGACAGCGGCACGGACCCTGGCGTCCCAGATGGAGGCTCCTCCGATAGCGGCACGGACCCAGGCAATCCGGATGGTGGCTCCCCCGACGGCGGCACGGACCCAGGCACTCCGGATGGCGGCGCTCCCGACAGCGGCACGAACCCGGGCACCCCGGATGGGGGCGCTCCCGATGGAGGCAATGGAGGGGGCACCGATGCGGGTACCCAGCCCCTGCCCACGGACCCTGCTGATCCGAACAACGCCTCGAAGGACACCGACTGCGATGGGCTGAGCGACAAGGTCGAGTTCGAGACGGACCGTGGAGACAACAGGAAGACCCACCCTGGCGTGGCGGACACCGACGGTGACGGACTCCTGGATGGGCTCGAGCTGGGCATCGCCACCCCGGTGGCGGGCACCAGCTGCGTCCTCCCACCGGACGCCGACCCCCTGTTGAAGACGAGCCCCGTCCGCGCGGACACGGACGGCGATGGCCTGAAGGATGGCCTGGAAGACGCGAACCGGAACGGTCGGGTGGATCCAGGTGAGACCCACCCGCTGCGCCTGGACACCGACTGTGACGGCCTGATCGACGGCCCAAGCAGCGGGAGCACGCAGGGAGAGGACGAGAACGCCAACGGCACTCCGGAGCCCTCCGAGACCGACCCTCTCGAGTTCGACACCGACGGGGATGCTCTCTCGGACGGCGTGGAGCAGGGCGTCACCGTCAACGCGGAGCCGGCCCACTGCACTGGAATCTTCATCCCGGATGCGGACCCCAACACCACCACGGACCCGACGAACCCGGACTCGGACTCGGATGGGGTGAGCGACGGCACCGAGGACAGCAACCAGAATGGCAGGGTGGACCCGGGCGAGATGGATCCCCAGGTCCCGGACGCATCAGGGCCGGTCGGCCAGGTGTGCCCCACCAATCAGCTGCGCCCCGTCTCCTTCCAGTCGCCAGAGGGGCTGGACCTCAAGCTGGCGCTACCGCCCTCCTTCACGGAGGTCACCCCCATCCAGATGAACAACGAGGCGAAGGGCCTGGTGGGCTACGACAACACCTCCCATGTCACCTTCCTCGCCATCCATCGCGCCGCGCCGATGGGCTCCATGGATCCACTCGGCGATGAGGAGGCGCTGCGGCCCGCCATTGCCTCCCAGGGCGCGCTGTTCAACCGCACCGCCCAGCTCTTCACCACCTGGGACGGCTTCCCCGCCGTGCAGGCCTTCTACGATCAGGTCGGCTCGACCACGGACCTCAAGCGCCGCACCGATGCGCTCGTGGACGCGCTGGCGCCAGGCAGCACCGGCCGGCTCAGCCCGCCCGCCTCCGGCTACACCGGCAACTTCCGGCTCCAGGCGCTGTTCGTCCACCGCTCCGACCAGAGCGTGGTGGTGCTCATCGCGGTGGCGCCCCTGCAGAACGTGACGGGGCCCAATCACAGCACCCCGGCGGTCTTCTCCGCCAAGGATCTGTCGGCGGGCTCCGCGCTGGCTCAGTTCGGCGAGCCCACCCGGGTGGCGTGTGAGCGCTTCCAGCTCTCTCCGTCGAACAAGGTGGACTTCCTCTTCGTCGTGGACGACAGCGGCTCGATGATGACCTCGCAGCTGTCCCTGGCCGCCAGCGCTCAGGCCGCGGTGGATGCGCTCAACGCCTCCTCGCTGGACTGGCGGATGGCCATGGTCACCTCCAACTACCACTTCGGGACCCAGGCCAACTCGGGCAGGTTGCGGCGCTTCACCCGCAACGTGAACAAGGTGAGAGCCTGGCTCACGGAAGGCAGCACCTGCCAGGGCAATGTCTGCACTGGCGTACCCACCACTCCCGCGCCGGCCACCTGCCCCGCCGATACCAGCGAGGGCGCCAATGGCGGCTGCTGGCTCGGCATCAACGGCAGTGGCTCAGAGGGGATCCTCGGCGCGGCCCGTAAAGCCATCGACGACCTCACGCCAGGCTCCAGTCCAGGCACCGAGGTGGACCACCTGGCGCGCCAGGACGCCAAGCTCGTAGTGGTGCTGCTCGGAGATGCGGACGACCAGACGATCAGCTACGGCGCAACGCAGACCAACTGTGGCTCCGGAGGCACCCAGGACAGGGCTGGCTCAAGCTGCGAGTCCGTCCAGAACTTCGTGAGGTTCTTCGGCGACAAGGCCAACCCCACCCTGGTGCCCACCAACAAGACGTCGAAGCACATCACCGTACACGGCATCGTCTGCCCTTCCGGCAGCTTCTGCGGATGTACCGAGGGCTCGGGCTGCAATGCGACCAACGCCTCCCGCGAGTTCAACCCGCAGCCGATGAATGGGTTGTCCCAGCAGCGTCACAGCGTGGTGGTCAACGTCTCGGGCGGAGTGCTCGGCTCCATCCTCGACGTCAACTCCATCATCGCCTCGATGGAGGTGATCATCGACAACGTCATCGGTAGTTCGGGCTACCCGATGAGCAACCCCCCCATCGGCGCCTCCATCAAGGTGGCCATGGATAGCGTGAGCGACCCCTCGGCGTGTACCGCCCATGACATTCCACGCAGCACGATCAACGGCTTCGACTTCGACGGGCAGGCGCGGACCCTCTCGCTGTTCGGCGCCTGCCGCCCAGCGAGCGAGGCCAGCCAGGGAGCGGTGTCCTTCCGGTACTGGGTGGACACGCAGGAAGACCCGAACGGTATCGCTCCCTGCGCGGAGGATCCGCGCTACTCCCCGACGGAGCCGGACCACTGCGCCGGCCTCTTGTGGGGCTGCAACGCCACGGGAGACCAGTGTGTCTGCATGCCCGACTGCGGCGGAGCGTGTGGCACGGGCACGCGGTGTGCCCTGAGCACCTGCACCTGCGAGCCGATCGGCGGCTGA